GTATTTACCCAGTAAGATATTAAATCTCCATTCTCACAGTGATTTAATATACTCCAAGGGTTATACACTTTTTCATTTCCAAAAGTATAACCGTTATACCAACTCTTAGCTAAATCGAGCTCTGTTTCTAATCCATAATATTTTAAAATAGTTTCTACTTCACCCTCTGTCATTCCAAAATGATTGTAATTATTTGTTAATAGCGTAGAAACTTTCAAATTATTTAAACTAGAAAATATAGATTCTTTTGCCACTCTCAAAATCCCAGTTACTACTGCAAAAGAGATTGGTGCATCCTTTAAGGCTTCACCATAAAAATCCCCTATCAGCTCTTTCACCTCTTCATAATAACCTTTTTCATGAGCCACTATCATTGGCGAATCATACTCATCTATTAGTAGCACTGGCTTTATTCCAGAATATTTATATACAATATCACTCAAAAATTTTAAAGCTCTTGTCAAATCTGTATCGGATTCTCCTAACCAAACTTTGTCAAAATACATCTTCTCTTTCAGATTAAGTGACTCTCTAAGATCTTCATAGTCATTATATAAATCACTCAAAACCGAGCTGAACTTTTGTAAAAATTTAGAATAGTTCTCTCCATTAATCCCCTTCATAGTTAAAAATATAACTGGATATTTTCCTGCCTCAGCCATATATTTACTCTTTTCTATATTTAAACCTCTAAAAAGTTGATTATTCTCCTCTGCATTTTTTCTATCTAAAAAGTATTTCAAAGTACTCATATTCAGAGTCTTACCAAATCTTCTTGGTCTACAAATTAATGTGACCTTAGCTCTTTTCTCTAAAATTTCCTCTATAAATCCTGTTTTATCAATGTAATAGTAGTTTTCTTCTATTAACTCTTTAAAGTCACTCACACCGATTGGTAATTTTTTGCTCTCCATACTTTCCACCACCTTTTTTTAATATATTATACCACATTCTAAAACTCTCATCAAAAAAAGACCCCTAAGGTTTTTTTATAATTTTATTGATTTTTATTTTGAATAAAAGTATAATATTTCTAACAAACAAAAAGATTCAATGACATAAGTTTCATTGTATGAAAAAGAGCTAGGGGCGAAAACTAGCTCTTTTTTTATTTTATTCATTGTGTATAATTATTTTTAATTGTATTATTAGTAAAGTTAAATTCATTAAAATATATACCCTAAAGATACCCCTCCAGATACACTCTGCATGTCATCTCCTACTCCATAAGTAAAACTAACTCCATAACTATATCCACTCTCACTCATCAGTTCCGTTCCTATAGTAAGGTTGCATTTCGAACCACCAAAGTCAGGTCCTTCCAAGCTAAATCTACTTCCGTCTCCAATTCTAGCATCTACTCCTGCTTCAGTATCACCAAACAGATATGAATATCCCACCCCTAGGAATATCTGTCCTTTTATACCTTGATATTGAGCTATCTCTTTTTGAAGCTGAATTCCAACTTCACCTTCAAATATATCCCCCTTTAAACTATCCGCCTTCATAGACATTTTCTCACTTTTTTCATCTATCGATTCTCCAGATATATAGCTATATCTAAATCCAACTTTTGGCTCTAAGCTCAATCCGTTTGAGATATTATGATTATAACTTCCTTCAACTCCAAGACTTAAAACATCTACATCATACTTTTCATCAAACTTGAAATAATCAACTTTATTTTCTAAAACCCTTTCACTTTCATATCTATCTTTTCCATATCCAAGAGATCCAGATATTTTAAACTGCCCAATCTCTCTTCTTGAAAATACCCCCAGATAGAAATTATCACTTTCTAATTTAGATGCAGTCTCATCTAAATTAACTTTTCCAGAACCTCCACCAAAAGCTATTCCAACTCCAGTGTTTTCATCTATTCCATACTCACCAAGTGCAAGAAGTCCTGCAAATTGACTTTCATGCCCATACTCGCCATCAAAGCTATCTTTAAATCCTAAAGCCTGCCCCTTCGTTCTCCACTCACCAACCTTCACTTCCCCATCAAAACCTCGAACCGCATCCATCCAAGTCTTCGAAACATCCGAACTCATCTTTAACGAGTAAGTGTAAGGTGTTTTATACATTATTCCTGCTAAGATTCTTTCAAACTCCTTTTCATTTCCAAGATAAAGAGAATTCAAATCTCCTAAACTATCAGAAGATATTATACTATTATATATATCCTGATACTTCGAATCCATTCCAATCTCTTGAAGTTCTTTCATAGAAAATTCTAAAACTCCGCTTTCAACTTGAGATACATTGTAAATAAACTGTGAAGCTAAGATATCCTCATCCTCTAAGACTACTTCTGTTCCTATTAAATCCACTCTGAAAGTACCCTCACTATCTAAAACTAAATCTTCGCTATGAAGTATAAGTTTTCCCCCTTCTTCTGATGTAATACTATTTCCTTCGATAGAATCAAGTGAGTTTTCTCCAGAAGTCCCCACTCCTAAAACTAAATTACTATTCGCAGATATTTTTATATTCCCACTTCCATTAAGTTCTATATCTTCAGATACAATCTTTGCTGACGATTCAATATAGACATCCCCTACATATCTATTCTCATCAAAGTTACTTATATTGGCCTTAACAATAGTCAGCTCTCCTTCAGTTCCTATCGTTAAATTATCCTTTCCAAGTCCTCCATCTATCGTCGTACTAGATAATAGTAGATTTCCTGAAGATGAATCAATTTTTAAACTGTCATCTCCATCCCCTAATAATATATCCCCTTTTAAAGATGTGTTGTTTTCTATAACTATATCTGAAGAGCTACCTGAGTTTCCTAGTATATTTCCCTCTATCTCAGTGTTTGATAAAGTAATTTTATTAGTTTCATTTAAAACTATATCTCCAACTATATTTCCACCTTCAGAGTTTAATTCTGCTCCTTCTAATTCAAAAGCTATTCCTAAACTATTTACACTTCCGCTGAAGTTAACTTTTGAATTTTCTAAAATCTCTATAGCATTCTGTCCTGCATTTACAGTTCCAGATAGATTCAACTCAGAAGAGTTTACAGATAAAAGATATTTATCAGGTTCTTCCACAAAATTCTCACTTTGATTTAAAACTCCTTCCAATCTTTCCCCCGTTATAGTTAAAGTCTCATCAGATTTTAAAACCTCATCTTTCTCTATATTTTCTATACTCTCTCCTACTGATTCACCAGCTGCAATTACAACTTTATTCTCTGAGTTAAACACAACTCCACTGTTGATTAATGTACTCTCAGAATCTACATTTAAAATAGTATCTAACTGTTTTTGTGTTATTGTTTCTTCAGAAAAATCCTTTAATTTTATAGTTCCCTCATTTTTTATTAAAGCACCACTCTCACCCTTCATAGCTATACTTTTATCCTCTAAGTTTAAAGCTATTGTTCCTGAATTCGTCACAGTTGAATCTTTCCCAACTCCAAGCATACCAACTACATCAATACCGACAAGATCTATATTTCCACTATTTATAGCTTCACCTTTTCCAGATAAAACAATTCCTTTAGCTCCATCTCCTTCAACAGTGATATCTCCATAGCTATTCAATATAGATTTTTCATCATTTAAAGTCCTCTTCAATCCCTCAACCATATAGATAGCGTTAGATGAGTTTCCATTCACTTTTATCTCTGCATTTTTAGATATATTCACTGTTGAAGTTGAATCATAAACTATCCCATAAGCATTTGGGTCATTTACATGTATGCTTCCATTGTGGTTTATAACTGAGTAGTTCTCTGCATAGATACCATAAGCTCCCTTTCCCCTAGTGTGAATAGAACCGTTATTTGTAGCTATTGAATTTGAAGAGTAGATTCCATAAGCTTTTTCGCCATGAGTTTCTATTTTTCCATTATTTACAAACTCAGCTTTTTTTATATCTATCTCATCTAAAGTTACTCCAAGCTCTTCGGCTAATCTGTATACATCATCATCAGCTAAATAGCTGTCTAAGTAAACTCCGTAGGCTTTATCACCCTTCGTTATTATTTTTCCTTCAACTTCATTTACAAAAGTAGCTCCTTTTTCTGATGTAAATATCTCTTCAGTTGTAACTCCATTCTCATACATTCTTTTTATAGTATAGGCAGTAGAATTTACACTTACTCCTTTTGCTCTATCACCACTTGTTTCTATTTTTCCATAGTTACTTCCTGTTGAACCACCTCTGACATCCATACCATTTGCTCTATCACCTTCGGTTTTTATATGTCCATCAATCCCATTTGTCCCCTCTGAGTTTTTAAGAGTAATACCTCTTGCACCTTGACCACTTGTATATATGTTTCCATCATTTTGAACTGTCGAGAATGTACTATCTATACCGTTAGCTCCTACTCCTGCTGTTTCTACTGTTCCTCTATTGATAACTTCTGATTCTTCATTCTCTCTATATACATCCACAACAATTCCTTTGGCTGCTTCTCCATTTGTAAGAATAAAACCACCTTTTTCATTTAATCCAACCCCATTACTTATTCTAAGTCCTGCTGCTGCATATCCCGTTGTTTCTACAGCTCCAAAGTTACTCATAGTTCCTCTGTCGATATTCATTCCTGTGGCCATTTCACCTTTTGTTAGAACTTTTCCATAGTTTTTAATAATGCCTTGATCCCGGTCCTCATTGATTTGACCATAAATCCCCGTTCCATATTTACCTTCGGTTTCTATAACACCATCTTTTCCATTTATTCCAATTCCACTATTTCTTATTCCAAAAGAAGCCTCTCCTGTTGTTTTAATATATCCATTATTTACCCCGGTAGCTGTACCTTGAACATCTATACCTGAGTTTACACTGTGGTTATCAAAGGCATCCCCTGTAACCTCAATTGTTCCTACATTTTCAAACTTAGAGTTAGAAAGTATAAGAACTCCCATAGCATTTACTCCATTTGTTTTTATAGTTCCCTCGTTTCTTCCATTACTACTAGTTGTTAATTGCATTCCAAGAGCTCCATCTGCTGTTGTTTCTATCTCACCTCTATTTATTAAGGTAGAAAAATTACCCGACATACCAACTGAATTAATACCATTTAGAACTATTCTTCCAGACTCTGAGTTTATAATCTCAGCTTTATTCATACCAGATATTCCTATACTATAGTTTTGATCTGATGTTATTAATAAATCATTCACAAATTCCTTTCCGTCTACAACAATCTCTGAATTTGAATATAGAAGTGTCCCTGTTATTAAAAAACACACCAACACACTAACATTAAATGAAACCTTTCTTTTTAAAAATCTTTTTAACACTCTTTCCTCTCTAATCATACATTCCCCTCGCTTAGTATATATAGTTCTTTGATCAATATTTATATTATATTTTAAATTACATCTCTTATCTACTTGAAATTTTTTTAAGTTTTTTTAAAATATCTTCAAGATTAATTATATGGACAAGGATATTATCTTTTCAATCGAACACAAAAAAAGAGCTAGTTCACTAGCTCTTTTCTACTTATAACACCTTTTCCAAAGTTTTCCTAACTCCACCAACCTCTTTAATCATATCTAAGAAATACTCTTCGATTAAATCAGCCATCCCAATTTGAACTAAATCAATCCCAAATATATTTTTATTTGAAAGAATTTTATTCAATTTTCCTTTTTCATAACTACTAGAATCCAAGTATTTTATACTATTCAAATTAGCTTTCAACTCTTCCAATAGAGGATCACTACTCAAAGGCATTGTTACTCTCATCAGATAACACATCCAACCAGCTATAACTAAAGGAATATACTTTAAATTTCTTATATCTAACTTTTCATCTGCTACATTCGCTTTAATAGTTTCACCAAATCTAATCCCAATTAATAATCTTTTATTTTATATTTTTTTGTAATCCATCACTCTACTACATTTTTTCGAATGACGTCCAAAAAAATCTAATTTTCTTCTGACACTAAAGTTTTCATTATAAATATTTTTATATCTAAGCTCAATAGTTATATTTGATAATTTTTTGTATAGTCATATAACGTTTTAACTCCCTAACTCCTCTTTCACAACATCAATAAAAGTCTTCTTCAAAATCTCTTTCTTTTCCTTCGGCCCAAATATATAAAACGATATATTATCAAACTTCTGATAATCCTTTTGTGGTAAAAGCTTAGATAAGCTTCTCTCCTGCTCGTCTATCATAACATTAAAAGCTGAAGGCTCTCCCTTATGATAAAACTTATTCGACCTTGTGATTATAAACAGATCTCCCGAATCCAACCCCAACTTAGTTCTCATCTTTTTAACAATATCAACCCTTAAATCTCTTCTATCATT
The Cetobacterium sp. ZOR0034 DNA segment above includes these coding regions:
- a CDS encoding AAA family ATPase gives rise to the protein MESKKLPIGVSDFKELIEENYYYIDKTGFIEEILEKRAKVTLICRPRRFGKTLNMSTLKYFLDRKNAEENNQLFRGLNIEKSKYMAEAGKYPVIFLTMKGINGENYSKFLQKFSSVLSDLYNDYEDLRESLNLKEKMYFDKVWLGESDTDLTRALKFLSDIVYKYSGIKPVLLIDEYDSPMIVAHEKGYYEEVKELIGDFYGEALKDAPISFAVVTGILRVAKESIFSSLNNLKVSTLLTNNYNHFGMTEGEVETILKYYGLETELDLAKSWYNGYTFGNEKVYNPWSILNHCENGDLISYWVNT
- a CDS encoding autotransporter domain-containing protein, coding for MIREERVLKRFLKRKVSFNVSVLVCFLITGTLLYSNSEIVVDGKEFVNDLLITSDQNYSIGISGMNKAEIINSESGRIVLNGINSVGMSGNFSTLINRGEIETTADGALGMQLTTSSNGRNEGTIKTNGVNAMGVLILSNSKFENVGTIEVTGDAFDNHSVNSGIDVQGTATGVNNGYIKTTGEASFGIRNSGIGINGKDGVIETEGKYGTGIYGQINEDRDQGIIKNYGKVLTKGEMATGMNIDRGTMSNFGAVETTGYAAAGLRISNGVGLNEKGGFILTNGEAAKGIVVDVYRENEESEVINRGTVETAGVGANGIDSTFSTVQNDGNIYTSGQGARGITLKNSEGTNGIDGHIKTEGDRANGMDVRGGSTGSNYGKIETSGDRAKGVSVNSTAYTIKRMYENGVTTEEIFTSEKGATFVNEVEGKIITKGDKAYGVYLDSYLADDDVYRLAEELGVTLDEIDIKKAEFVNNGKIETHGEKAYGIYSSNSIATNNGSIHTRGKGAYGIYAENYSVINHNGSIHVNDPNAYGIVYDSTSTVNISKNAEIKVNGNSSNAIYMVEGLKRTLNDEKSILNSYGDITVEGDGAKGIVLSGKGEAINSGNIDLVGIDVVGMLGVGKDSTVTNSGTIALNLEDKSIAMKGESGALIKNEGTIKLKDFSEETITQKQLDTILNVDSESTLINSGVVFNSENKVVIAAGESVGESIENIEKDEVLKSDETLTITGERLEGVLNQSENFVEEPDKYLLSVNSSELNLSGTVNAGQNAIEILENSKVNFSGSVNSLGIAFELEGAELNSEGGNIVGDIVLNETNKITLSNTEIEGNILGNSGSSSDIVIENNTSLKGDILLGDGDDSLKIDSSSGNLLLSSTTIDGGLGKDNLTIGTEGELTIVKANISNFDENRYVGDVYIESSAKIVSEDIELNGSGNIKISANSNLVLGVGTSGENSLDSIEGNSITSEEGGKLILHSEDLVLDSEGTFRVDLIGTEVVLEDEDILASQFIYNVSQVESGVLEFSMKELQEIGMDSKYQDIYNSIISSDSLGDLNSLYLGNEKEFERILAGIMYKTPYTYSLKMSSDVSKTWMDAVRGFDGEVKVGEWRTKGQALGFKDSFDGEYGHESQFAGLLALGEYGIDENTGVGIAFGGGSGKVNLDETASKLESDNFYLGVFSRREIGQFKISGSLGYGKDRYESERVLENKVDYFKFDEKYDVDVLSLGVEGSYNHNISNGLSLEPKVGFRYSYISGESIDEKSEKMSMKADSLKGDIFEGEVGIQLQKEIAQYQGIKGQIFLGVGYSYLFGDTEAGVDARIGDGSRFSLEGPDFGGSKCNLTIGTELMSESGYSYGVSFTYGVGDDMQSVSGGVSLGYIF